Proteins from one Coffea arabica cultivar ET-39 chromosome 8c, Coffea Arabica ET-39 HiFi, whole genome shotgun sequence genomic window:
- the LOC113705388 gene encoding photosynthetic NDH subunit of subcomplex B 3, chloroplastic-like: MATKNLVPISSPRPPDFSTTTGKHPKFSTFSPRRKPSSISLATSSPESSPEILEKPEIELEFIGPKAGADGKFPVEKAKAISGAKLLRNIMLDNKIELYATYGKLMNCGGGGSCGTCIVEIVDGKDLLSERTNTEFRYLKKKPESWRLACQTIVGNKENSGKVVVQRLPQWRK; encoded by the exons ATGGCTACCAAGAACCTTGTCCCCATATCATCACCAAGGCCACCAGATTTTTCCACCACCACTGGAAAACACCCAAAATTCAGCACATTTTCTCCAAGAAGAAAACCCTCCTCCATTTCTTTAGCCACCAGTTCACCGGAATCATCCccagaaattcttgaaaagCCCGAAATCGAGCTAGAATTCATTGGG CCTAAAGCAGGTGCAGATGGGAAGTTCCCAGTGGAGAAAGCCAAAGCTATAAGTGGAGCGAAGCTGCTGAGGAATATCATGTTGGATAACAAGATTGAGCTCTATGCCACGTAT GGAAAGCTGATGAATTGTGGGGGAGGTGGAAGTTGTGGAACCTGCATTGTTGAG ATAGTTGATGGAAAGGATCTATTGAGTGAGAGGACGAATACAGAATTTCGATATCTTAAAAAG AAGCCAGAGTCTTGGAGGTTGGCTTGCCAAACAATTGTTGGAAATAAAGAGAACTCTGGAAAG GTAGTGGTCCAGAGATTGCCTCAGTGGAGAAAGTGA